In Microtus ochrogaster isolate Prairie Vole_2 chromosome 4, MicOch1.0, whole genome shotgun sequence, one genomic interval encodes:
- the Klhl36 gene encoding kelch-like protein 36, producing the protein MEASKQMRVSRPYKISESSKVYHWADHSTTVLQRLNEQRLHGLFCDVVLVVEEQQVPAHRNLLAVCSDYFNSMFTLGMREAFQKEVELVGASYVGLKAVVDFLYSSELELDGNNIDYILETAHLLQIWKVVDFCCEYLEQEVSEDNYLYLQELASIYSLKRLDAFIDSFVLSHFSTLSFTPDFLQNVSVQKLCVYLSSGHVQHTWEYDLLQAALQWLTQQPEREAHTCRVLENIRFPLFPEDILLQRVKLAMGSLLPSVADGEGFVEEALNYHSNLVAQPVLQTKRTELRSEECLLFVGGEVSERCLELSDDTCFLDTKNKQWVKETSLPARRSHHCVAVLGGFIFIAGGSFSRDNGGDAASNLLYRYDPRRKQWIKVASMNQRRVDFYLASIEDMLVAVGGRNENGALSSVETYSPKTNSWTYVAGLPRFTYGHAGTIYKDFVYISGGHDYQIGPYRKNLLCYDHRTDVWEERRPMTTARGWHSMCSLGDSIYSIGGSDDHVESMERFDVLGVEAYSPQCNQWTRVAPLLQANSESGVAVWQGRIYILGGYSWENTAFSRAVQVYDREADRWSRGPDLPNAIAGVSACVCALNPRLEEKKKRSNDKCQDRGE; encoded by the exons GTGTACCACTGGGCTGACCACTCCACCACAGTGCTGCAGCGGCTGAATGAGCAGCGGCTGCATGGCCTCTTCTGTGACGTGGTCCTCgtggtggaagaacagcaagtgcccgCCCACCGCAACCTTCTGGCTGTCTGTAGCGACTACTTCAACTCCATGTTCACGCTGGGCATGCGTGAGGCTTTCCAGAAGGAGGTGGAACTGGTCGGCGCCTCCTACGTGGGGCTCAAGGCCGTGGTGGACTTCCTCTACAGCAGTGAGCTGGAGCTGGACGGCAACAACATTGACTACATCCTGGAAACAGCGCACTTGCTGCAGATCTGGAAGGTGGTGGACTTCTGCTGTGAGTACCTGGAGCAGGAGGTGAGTGAGGACAATTACCTCTACCTCCAGGAGCTGGCCTCCATCTACAGCCTCAAGCGGCTGGATGCCTTCATCGACAGCTTTGTCCTGAGCCACTTCAGCACCCTGTCTTTCACGCCTGACTTCCTGCAGAACGTCTCTGTGCAGAAGCTGTGTGTCTACCTGAGCAGTGGCCACGTACAGCACACCTGGGAGTATGACCTGCTGCAGGCAGCTCTGCAGTGGCTCACCCAGCAGCCAGAGCGCGAGGCGCACACCTGCCGGGTGCTCGAAAACATCCgcttccccctcttccctgagGACATCCTGCTCCAGCGTGTGAAGCTGGCCATGGGCTCGCTGTTGCCCAGTGTGGCTGATGGCGAGGGCTTTGTGGAGGAGGCCCTGAACTACCACAGCAACCTGGTGGCACAGCCTGTCCTGCAGACAAAGCGAACGGAGCTGCGTTCTGAGGAGTGCTTGCTCTTTGTGGGTGGCGAGGTCTCCGAGCGGTGTCTGGAGCTGAGTGATGACACCTGCTTCCTAGACACCAAGAACAAACAGTGGGTGAAGGAGACATCCCTGCCTGCCCGCCGGAGCCACCACTGTGTTGCCGTGCTGGGGGGCTTCATCTTCATTGCTGGTGGCAGCTTCTCGAGAGACAACGGAGGGGATGCAGCCTCCAACCTTCTTTATAGGTATGACCCCCGCCGTAAACAGTGGATCAAG GTGGCCTCCATGAACCAGCGCCGTGTGGACTTCTACCTGGCCTCCATTGAAGACATGCTGGTAGCTGTTGGTGGCCGGAACGAGAACGGAGCACTGTCTTCTGTAGAGACCTACAGCCCCAAGACCAACTCCTGGACTTACGTGGCTGGCTTACCAAG GTTCACCTATGGCCACGCAGGCACCATCTACAAAGACTTCGTGTACATCTCAGGGGGCCACGACTACCAGATTGGCCCGTACCGCAAGAACCTGCTGTGCTATGACCACCGGACGGACGTGTGGGAGGAGAGGCGGCCCATGACGACCGCCCGAGGCTGGCACAGCATGTGCAGCCTGGGTGACAGCATCTATTCCATTGGGGGCAGTGACGACCACGTGGAGTCCATGGAACGCTTCGATGTGCTGGGCGTGGAGGCCTACAGCCCTCAATGCAACCAGTGGACCCGTGTGGCGCCGCTGCTACAGGCCAACAGCGAATCGGGCGTGGCCGTGTGGCAGGGCCGTATCTACATCCTGGGCGGCTACAGCTGGGAGAACACAGCCTTCTCCAGGGCTGTGCAGGTGTATGACCGTGAAGCCGACAGGTGGAGCAGGGGTCCGGACCTCCCCAACGCCATTGCAGGCGTGTCggcctgtgtgtgtgccctcaACCCAAGactggaggaaaagaagaagaggagcaaCGACAAGTGCCAGGACCGAGGTGAGTGA